The following nucleotide sequence is from Roseivirga sp. BDSF3-8.
TATGCAAATGCCGGAGGTAAGCGGGGTGGAGGTAGTGAGGGCGATTAGGGGCATGAAGGACACCAAACGGCGCGCCGTCCCTGTGGTGGCTCTTACGGCGAATGTACTGAAGAAGGACCTGCAGCTTATGTATAATGAGGGGGCGAATGATCATCTGCTGAAGCCTTATAAAGAAACTGAACTGGTAGAAAAGCTTTTGCTTTATATGGGTGAAGTGCCTCTGACTGAAAAAGCGAGACATAGGGCAGGGAATATGGATGATAGAGAGAAGGCTAATGCCCCTGCTAATGATAAGTTACCTGTATATGACCTCAATGACCTTAAGCGTTTTACGGGTGATGATCCGGAGGCTATACGCGAGATAGTGGAGGACTTTATTGAAGAAACGGAGGAAAACCTGCGAGAACTGATCCGTGTATTGGAGCGGGGTGATGTGCCGGGGCTTAAGAATATTTCTCACAAGATGTTTCCCGGATACTCTCACTTTAATATCCATCCTGCGGCTGAGCTGCTGCGTGAAATAGAAACTGACGTGGAGAACAAAAAGCTAACCTCTGATATGAAGGCAAAGACGGAAAAAGTGATCATTCATACGGAAAGGGTTCTGGCTATATTGCGTGAAGACTACGCGGTGGTTTGATCAAAGCAGACCATATTTCTCCATCTTATTATAGAGTGTTTTGCGGTCGATCTTAAGGATTCTGGCTGCTTTACTTTTATTAAACCGGGTATCGTTAAGGGTTTTGATAATTAACTCTTTTTCATTCTCCTCATTCATTTTATGAAGTGAAGCAGAAGAGTTTTGGCTTTGGGGGGCAGCGGGTTCTGCGGTGGCTATGGCGGTATTGCAAAACATTTCCTGAGGCAGGGCATTTCGCCCAATTGGGCCGCTGCCGGTGATGAGTACGGCCCTGCGGACAATATTTCGCATTTCGCGCAGATTACCTGGCCACTTGTATACGGCAAATAGGGCTTCTACATCATCACTAAACCCGCTTACCTGGGTTCCCAGCTCCTGGTTAGCTTTTTCTAAAAAATGCCCTGCAAAAAGATAGACATCTTGCCCACGATCCCGAACTGGAGGAAGGAGAAGGGAGAACTCGTTTAGTCGATGGTAAAGATCTTCACGAAAGGCTCCGTTCGCGACCTTATCTCTGAGGTCGTCATTGGTGGCGGTGATAATGCGAACGTCTACCGGTATATCATCATTTTCCCCTATACGCCTGATTTTTCTTTCCTGTAAGGCTCGTAAAAGCTTTACCTGTACCTCATAGGAGAGGTTGCCCACTTCATCTAAAAACAGGGTCCCACCTGAAGCATGTTCAAACTGGCCCTTTTTGCTATTTAAGGCACCAGTAAATGCTCCCTTGGCATGACCAAATAATTCACTATCGGCAAGCTGACCGGTGAGTGTCCCGCAATCAAGGGCTACAAAGGGCTTGTGAACTCGTTTACTCCTGCGATATATTTCCCTGGCAAGGTATTCTTTACCGGTACCGCTCTCGCCCTGGATAATCACGGATAATTCTGTAGGGGCTACAAGGTCTACATGCTTCATCAACTGCTGCATGGCTGGCCCGGTGCCACTGATAAAGGAATTGTCTGATGACTGGCCTGCATGAGGGGGAGCTGGTGTGTTTTGGGGTTGGGTTGGCGGCTGCTCCTGTAAATTGGCAGAAGTGGCGAGAGCTGTACGGATGGTATGTAGCACTTCTTCAGGATTAACGGGCTTAAGGACGTAGTCTACTGCCCCCTGCTTCATGGCCTGGACAGCCACACGGGTATCTGAATACCCGGTCACTAACAGCACGGGAAGTTCTGGCTGAGCTTTTCTCAACTGATGCATGAGCTCTATACCAGTTGTATCAGGCAGCCTGTAGTCACTGATTACAAAGTCATAGGCATGCTGTGCCATTAGTTCGGCTGCATTGGCAGCACTCCGTGCCGTCTCTGGCTGGTAGCCATTCTTACTAAGAAATTTTTCCAGAAGTCCTGAAAAAACCCTGTCATCTTCGACAATTAATATTCGTGCCACACTTGATAATTACGCTGTGTAATATGATTATCAAGGTGAATAACGGAAATCGGGGTATTCCGTTTAAATGCCATTTCACTACCCTAAATAAACAAAAAGAGCAATGTTGAACGGCCTATATAAATAAAGCCACCTGCTGTCTGGCAGCAGGTGGCTTTTATGATCGTACTGTTTTACACTGTACTTAAAAGGGATTACTCTATTGAGTCGTCGATTTTTTCTTGTACAGAAGTACCGGCTTCATCAATTACCAGTACGGTCTCAGTAGAGGGCTCTCCCATAGCGGGTTCTTCTATTGTTTCACCTTCGGTCATCTCAATTTCGCCTTCCCCTAAGTGTAGCTCGTATGTTACGACCATGGTTTCATTTTCCTTAGTTTCAACTTTATATGCTTTTGAGATATCCCAGTCAGCATACTGACTTTCGCTATAAGCTACTACCACCTGCTCAGGAAGTTCTTCTACTCCTACAGGAGTCCTTTTCACTTCTGCCTCTTTGAGGGGGTCCACTACTTCAATTTCGGTGTTATTATATGCAGCTTCAGTTGTTGCCAGAGATTGTGCGCTTACAAAACCAGTCGTCATCAGTGCACATGCAGTTATTAAAAAAGTCTTCTTCATGACGTAAAAATGTTATTGTTAAGGTTTAATAAACAGTTGTTGTGCTGTCGTTACGCTCTCATAATTACTAATTCCGTACCAAGCTTAAAAACGTACCACAAACGCAAAAAAGGGCTATTTGACGATTCCAGAGTGTGGAATAATTCCCCACACCGGGTAAAGTATCCTCCCCGATACGGGAATATTTTGCAAGGCGCGCTATTCTTTTGGTATCTGAAAAGAACAATCGTTATTTTTGGACGCATTCAAAATGTGATAGACCTATGAGCGACCTTTCGTTGCGTATACGCGGACTGGCAGAATCTGCCACCATTGCCATGGCCCAGAAGGCCCGTGAATTTAAAGCTCGGGGCATTGACCTGATAAGCTTAAGCCTGGGGGAACCAGATTTTAAAACACCGGACTATATCCGGGAGGCGGCTATTGACGCCATTAATGACGGAAGCTATTTTTCATATCCTCCTGTGCCGGGTTATCAGGACCTGAGAGAGGCTATCGCTGAAAAACTAAAGCGTGATAATGGGATAGAAACCACTGCGGCTAATATTGTGGTGTCTACAGGGGCTAAGCAGTCCATAGCTAATGTTATGCTGTGTCTGCTTGATCCGGGTGATGAGGTTGTAGTCTTCTCCCCTTACTGGGTAAGCTACGCCGAAATCATTAAGGTGGCTGAGGGGACACCGGTGTTTGTACATGGCGGCATTGAAAATGACTTTAAGGTAACTCCCGGCCAATTGGAAGAGGCGATCACGCCTAAAACTAAGGCCATCATTTACAGCTCACCGTGTAATCCCACAGGTACGGTATTCACGCAATCTGAATTGGAAGCCTTCGCGGAGGTAGTGAAAAGACATGAAGGCGTGTATGTAATAGCTGACGAAATATATGAGCTGATTAACTTTAGCGGAGGACATGCAAGCATGGCGGCTATACCGGGCATGGGTGACCGGACTATTACGGTCAATGGCTTTAGTAAAGGCTATGCGATGACTGGCTGGCGCGTAGGCTATATTTCTGCCCCGCTGGAAATAGCAAAAGCCTGTAATAAAATGCAGGGGCAGTTTACCTCTGCCACGAATGGCATTGCGCAGCGGGCTGCACTGGCAGCACTCAGGGGTGACCAGGAGCCTACGAAAAAGATGGCTGAGGCTTACCTTGAGCGCCGTGATATGGTTTTGAAATTGCTCGCAGACATACCGGGGATACAGGCTAATACGCCTCAGGGGGCTTTTTATGTATTCCCTAACGTGAGCTCGTACTTTGGCAAGTCATACGAAGGAAGAAAAATAGATAATGCTACTGACCTGTGCATGTATTTGCTGGAAGAGGCACATGTGTCGCTGGTTACCGGAGAGGCTTTTGGCGCACCTGACTGCCTGAGGATAAGCTATGCGGCCTCTGTGGAAGAGCTCAAAGAGGCTTTCCGCCGAATAGCTGAGGCGCTTGGAAAACTGAATTAATGGATAGAGTTTCATCACTGGAAGAGTTATTTGAAAGGCTAAACGGACTGCGTGCCCTCATAATAGGGGACGTAATGATCGACTCTTACATTTGGGGTAAAGTTGAGCGCATATCGCCGGAAGCACCGGTGCCGGTAGTAACGGTTACACGCCGTGAAAAGCGACTGGGTGGGGCAGCAAATGTGGCTCTTAACGTACAGGCACTGGGGGCCACCCCAGTGCTGTGTGCGCTGGTAGGGGATGACACGGAAGGACAGGAATTCAGGGGGTTACTGGCGGATAATGGGCTGACTGACGAAGGCATTATTACCAGTCAGGCACGCCCTACCACGATGAAAGAGCGGGTGTTATCAGGCTCTCAGCAAATGCTCCGTGTGGATAATGAGTCTGATAAAAACCTGGACGGTACGGAACAGGCAGCCCTTCTTCACAGGATACAGAAATTACTGGGTGATTGTGACGTGGTGATATTTGAAGACTATGATAAGGGGTGTCTGAATGCAACGGTCATAGAGGAAACTGTAAAACTGGCTGGAGAGAAGGGCATACCTACTGTGGTGGATCCGAAGAAGAGGAATTTCATGGCTTACCGCGGGGTCTCACTCTTTAAGCCTAATTTGAAAGAATTGAAAGAAGGGCTTAAAATAGAGTTTGACCACGGAGACCGTACCCGACTTGGAGAGGCTATAAAAACGCTGGCTGACAAGATCCAGGCACAACACACTCTGGTCACACTATCTGAGAAAGGGGTGGCTATAAACCACCGTGAAGAGGGATTGCATTTTTTACCTGCCCATGTGCGCGATATCAGCGATGTGAGTGGTGCGGGGGACACAGTGGTAAGTATAGCCTCACTGGCTCTGGCTTTGAACCTGCCGGTACGAATGATAGCGGCCTTGAGTAACCTGGGGGGCGGGCTGGTGTGCGAGCATCTGGGTGTAGTACCTATTAATAAAAGTCGACTCTTTGATGAAGCCCGGCGGTGTAAGCTGCATGAAGAACTATGAAGCTTAAACGCCTCAAAAATCAATTCTCGGAAAGCCTGAATAACTTCCTGTACGGAAGCCGGCAAACAGCCTATGCCCTTACGAGGGCTATCACACTTCTGGCCTCCATCGCTGCGCTGGGTCTGCTCATTTATGTGTATGGGTTTGAACCGCGCGAAAGAGAGGTAACGCGGATATTCAACTGGCTGGACTTCATCTTTGTGATCTTTGTAATCTCATTTGGGGTACGCATAATATACGCATTCAGGCGGCGGGAATTCCTGAAAGATAACCTGTTTGAGTCGCTGCTTGTCTCGTTTATCATTCTTAACGGGGTGAGTAACTACTTGCTTGGAAACCTGCTGCTGGAGGGGGTGTTTTCTGCCTTGGGATTCAACAATTATGAGTCGTTCTATCAGGTATTTATTACCATTTTCATGTTTTTGCTCCTTGGTTTTGAGGTAACCAAGGCGAGCCTGAACCTGGCGAAGGTGACGCTTAAGCCAGCAACGACATTTATTCTTTCCTTTCTTTTGCTGATTGCGGTAGGTACGGGCCTGCTGATGCTACCGGCTATGACGGTACGGGAAGGCAGTATGCCCTTTCTGGAGGCGTTATTTACTTCCGTCAGCGCCAGTTGTGTTACGGGGCTCATTGTAGTGGACACAGCTACGTATTTTACCTTCAAGGGGCAGCTGATCATCATGATCCTAATACAGCTTGGCGGGCTGGGTATTGTATCATTCGCCACGTTCTTTGCTACCTTTCTGAGACAGGGGGTAGGTATAAAACAGCAACTTCTTATCCAGGACTTCCTTAGCAGTGAAAGCCTCTTTTCTGCCCGTGGCCTGCTAAAGCAGATTATTTTAATCACGCTGGTGATAGAGGCGGGGACTTTCTTCTTCATATATCATACGTGGAATGCGGATGGGTATTTTGACTCTACCTCTGACAAGCTGTTCTTCAGCCTGTTTCATGCTATAAGTGCCTTCTGTAATGCCGGATTCAGCACCTTTACTAACAATCTGTATGAGCCGGTGATCCGCACCAGCTATATACTGCATATGGTGGTGGTAACTTCTGTAATCCTGGGCGGCCTGGGCTTTTCCTCGCTGGAGGATCTTTTCAGCATTCAGCGTCTCAGGGACCGCTTTAAAAACCCGTGGAAGGACTGGCGACTGGCGACCAAAGTAGCGGTATTTACCTCGCTTGGACTATTAGTTTTCGGTACGATTGTAATTTTTGTACTGGAGTATGACAATACACTGAAAGGCATGAATTTTACGGAAAAGGCTATCACCAGCTTTTTCCAGTCAGGGGTGGCACGGACCGCAGGCTTCAATACGGTATATATAGGCGAAATGCGTCAGCCTACACTCCTGGTTATGATCTTCCTGATGTTTATAGGTGCCAGCAGTGGCTCGGTAGGGGGTGGTATTAAGACGTCTACCTTCTATCTCATCGTGGTCTCAGTAGCCTCTACCCTACGGGGCCGGGAAAAGATCGAGATCGGGCGTCGCTACATTCCTAATGAAATGCTTTTCAAGGCACTTTCTATCTTCTTTTTTGCGGCCTCAATTAACCTGATCGGCATATTTGTTCTCACACTTACAGAGCCGGGGCTTGACCTTTTGGATCTTGCCTTTGAACATGTTTCTGCCTTTGGGACTGTAGGCCTGAGTACAGGGATTACGGCTGACTTGTCTGCGGGGGGACGTATCATGATAATCATCAGCATGTTCCTGGGCAGGGTGGGTACATTAACTTTTGCTTTGGCACTCAGTACAAGAGCGAGCAGTAAGAACTATAAATACCCGAGGGCTCACTTTATGGTGGGTTGATACCACGGGGACTTTACCGCTTGTCAGACTGGGACTCCCATTCTTAAAAAAAATTTAGATAAATCAATGACAGGGTTTTATTTTAAGTGCATCTTATCCACCGGGTTAAGCGCCCGGTAGGGATCACTTAAATAATAAGAACTTGAATATCCTGGATGTAAAACACCTGACTAAACGGTATGCGGAACATACGGCGCTGTCAGATGTAAGCCTTTCGGTGCCTAAAAACAGCATTTTCGGACTGCTGGGCCCCAATGGT
It contains:
- a CDS encoding sigma-54-dependent transcriptional regulator yields the protein MARILIVEDDRVFSGLLEKFLSKNGYQPETARSAANAAELMAQHAYDFVISDYRLPDTTGIELMHQLRKAQPELPVLLVTGYSDTRVAVQAMKQGAVDYVLKPVNPEEVLHTIRTALATSANLQEQPPTQPQNTPAPPHAGQSSDNSFISGTGPAMQQLMKHVDLVAPTELSVIIQGESGTGKEYLAREIYRRSKRVHKPFVALDCGTLTGQLADSELFGHAKGAFTGALNSKKGQFEHASGGTLFLDEVGNLSYEVQVKLLRALQERKIRRIGENDDIPVDVRIITATNDDLRDKVANGAFREDLYHRLNEFSLLLPPVRDRGQDVYLFAGHFLEKANQELGTQVSGFSDDVEALFAVYKWPGNLREMRNIVRRAVLITGSGPIGRNALPQEMFCNTAIATAEPAAPQSQNSSASLHKMNEENEKELIIKTLNDTRFNKSKAARILKIDRKTLYNKMEKYGLL
- a CDS encoding pyridoxal phosphate-dependent aminotransferase, which produces MSDLSLRIRGLAESATIAMAQKAREFKARGIDLISLSLGEPDFKTPDYIREAAIDAINDGSYFSYPPVPGYQDLREAIAEKLKRDNGIETTAANIVVSTGAKQSIANVMLCLLDPGDEVVVFSPYWVSYAEIIKVAEGTPVFVHGGIENDFKVTPGQLEEAITPKTKAIIYSSPCNPTGTVFTQSELEAFAEVVKRHEGVYVIADEIYELINFSGGHASMAAIPGMGDRTITVNGFSKGYAMTGWRVGYISAPLEIAKACNKMQGQFTSATNGIAQRAALAALRGDQEPTKKMAEAYLERRDMVLKLLADIPGIQANTPQGAFYVFPNVSSYFGKSYEGRKIDNATDLCMYLLEEAHVSLVTGEAFGAPDCLRISYAASVEELKEAFRRIAEALGKLN
- a CDS encoding bifunctional heptose 7-phosphate kinase/heptose 1-phosphate adenyltransferase, with amino-acid sequence MDRVSSLEELFERLNGLRALIIGDVMIDSYIWGKVERISPEAPVPVVTVTRREKRLGGAANVALNVQALGATPVLCALVGDDTEGQEFRGLLADNGLTDEGIITSQARPTTMKERVLSGSQQMLRVDNESDKNLDGTEQAALLHRIQKLLGDCDVVIFEDYDKGCLNATVIEETVKLAGEKGIPTVVDPKKRNFMAYRGVSLFKPNLKELKEGLKIEFDHGDRTRLGEAIKTLADKIQAQHTLVTLSEKGVAINHREEGLHFLPAHVRDISDVSGAGDTVVSIASLALALNLPVRMIAALSNLGGGLVCEHLGVVPINKSRLFDEARRCKLHEEL
- a CDS encoding TrkH family potassium uptake protein, whose translation is MKLKRLKNQFSESLNNFLYGSRQTAYALTRAITLLASIAALGLLIYVYGFEPREREVTRIFNWLDFIFVIFVISFGVRIIYAFRRREFLKDNLFESLLVSFIILNGVSNYLLGNLLLEGVFSALGFNNYESFYQVFITIFMFLLLGFEVTKASLNLAKVTLKPATTFILSFLLLIAVGTGLLMLPAMTVREGSMPFLEALFTSVSASCVTGLIVVDTATYFTFKGQLIIMILIQLGGLGIVSFATFFATFLRQGVGIKQQLLIQDFLSSESLFSARGLLKQIILITLVIEAGTFFFIYHTWNADGYFDSTSDKLFFSLFHAISAFCNAGFSTFTNNLYEPVIRTSYILHMVVVTSVILGGLGFSSLEDLFSIQRLRDRFKNPWKDWRLATKVAVFTSLGLLVFGTIVIFVLEYDNTLKGMNFTEKAITSFFQSGVARTAGFNTVYIGEMRQPTLLVMIFLMFIGASSGSVGGGIKTSTFYLIVVSVASTLRGREKIEIGRRYIPNEMLFKALSIFFFAASINLIGIFVLTLTEPGLDLLDLAFEHVSAFGTVGLSTGITADLSAGGRIMIIISMFLGRVGTLTFALALSTRASSKNYKYPRAHFMVG